The Cystobacter fuscus DSM 2262 genome includes a region encoding these proteins:
- a CDS encoding (2Fe-2S)-binding protein: MTDPKNTSPDASTRPETPTSESAEGATRREFIATATVTVGGALLLDGCSHTPSTPDTPTPPGTPSSPPATGDVEVSFTLNGQPRTVKVDTRTSLLDALRERLDMTGTKKGCDHGQCGACTVLVNGRRELSCLSLAVMNQGAEVRTIEGLAQGDKLHPMQESFLTCDALQCGYCTPGQIMSAVGLMSEPCGPADDDVREAMSGNICRCSAYPNIIAAIQQVRQQPKQ, encoded by the coding sequence ATGACGGACCCGAAGAACACCTCTCCGGACGCTTCCACACGTCCGGAGACCCCCACCTCCGAAAGCGCGGAGGGCGCCACCCGCCGGGAGTTCATCGCCACCGCTACCGTGACCGTCGGCGGAGCCCTGTTGTTGGACGGTTGCAGCCATACCCCGTCCACCCCCGACACCCCCACTCCTCCCGGTACCCCGTCCTCGCCCCCGGCCACCGGTGACGTGGAGGTGTCGTTCACCCTCAACGGCCAGCCCCGGACGGTGAAGGTGGACACGCGCACCAGCCTGTTGGACGCGCTGCGTGAGCGCCTGGACATGACCGGGACCAAGAAGGGCTGTGATCACGGCCAGTGTGGCGCGTGCACGGTGCTGGTGAACGGCCGGCGCGAGCTGAGCTGCCTGTCGCTCGCCGTCATGAACCAGGGCGCCGAGGTGCGCACCATCGAGGGCCTCGCCCAGGGTGACAAGCTGCACCCGATGCAGGAGTCCTTCCTCACCTGTGACGCGCTGCAGTGCGGCTACTGCACGCCGGGACAGATCATGAGCGCCGTGGGCCTCATGTCCGAGCCCTGCGGGCCCGCGGACGACGACGTGCGCGAGGCGATGAGCGGCAACATCTGCCGCTGCAGCGCCTACCCCAACATCATCGCCGCCATCCAGCAGGTGCGGCAGCAGCCCAAACAATAG
- a CDS encoding FAD binding domain-containing protein yields MNPFQYEQAQELNSGAERVLRTPEATFLAGGTNLLDLMKLGVEKPAVLVDVRKLPLAQVEELPDGGLRLGALARNSDVAFHPLVKERYPLLSQALLAGASAQLRNMATVGGNVMQRTRCSYFRDTSTRCNKREPGTGCSALEGINRGHAVLGVSEACIATHPSDMAVALAALGATVRVKGEKGERSIPFTDFHLLPGTTPQRETVLEHGELILSVDVPALPAAKQSLYIKVRDRASYAFALASVAAALEVKNGRIEQARLALGGVGTKPWRVPAAEAKLVGQAPSPEVFQAAAAAAVEGAQPREHNGFKVELARRLVVRALTVLGGRS; encoded by the coding sequence ATGAATCCCTTTCAATATGAGCAAGCGCAGGAGCTGAACTCCGGCGCGGAGCGGGTGCTTCGCACCCCCGAGGCCACCTTTCTCGCGGGTGGAACCAACCTGCTGGACTTGATGAAGTTGGGCGTGGAGAAGCCCGCCGTCCTCGTGGACGTGCGCAAGCTGCCGCTCGCCCAGGTGGAGGAGCTGCCCGATGGAGGCCTGCGGCTGGGCGCGCTCGCGCGCAACAGCGACGTGGCCTTCCATCCGCTCGTCAAGGAGCGCTACCCCCTGCTGTCCCAGGCCCTGCTCGCGGGCGCCTCGGCGCAGCTGCGCAACATGGCCACGGTGGGCGGCAACGTCATGCAGCGCACCCGCTGTTCGTACTTCCGCGACACCTCCACCCGCTGCAACAAGCGCGAGCCCGGCACGGGCTGCTCGGCGCTCGAGGGCATCAACCGCGGCCATGCCGTGCTGGGTGTCAGCGAGGCGTGCATCGCCACCCACCCCTCGGACATGGCCGTGGCGCTCGCGGCCCTGGGCGCCACCGTGCGCGTGAAGGGCGAGAAGGGCGAGCGCTCCATCCCCTTCACCGACTTCCACCTCCTGCCCGGCACCACGCCCCAGCGCGAGACGGTGCTCGAGCACGGGGAGCTGATCCTCTCGGTGGACGTGCCCGCGCTGCCCGCCGCGAAGCAGTCGCTCTACATCAAGGTGCGTGACCGTGCCTCGTACGCCTTCGCCCTGGCCTCGGTGGCCGCGGCGTTGGAGGTGAAGAACGGCCGCATCGAGCAGGCCCGGCTCGCGCTCGGGGGCGTGGGCACCAAGCCCTGGCGCGTGCCCGCCGCCGAGGCGAAGCTCGTCGGTCAGGCCCCCTCGCCCGAGGTGTTCCAGGCGGCGGCCGCGGCGGCCGTCGAGGGCGCCCAGCCGCGCGAGCACAACGGTTTCAAGGTCGAACTGGCGCGACGGCTCGTCGTGCGTGCCCTGACGGTGTTGGGAGGTCGTTCATGA